The following coding sequences lie in one Epinephelus moara isolate mb chromosome 17, YSFRI_EMoa_1.0, whole genome shotgun sequence genomic window:
- the LOC126403827 gene encoding low affinity immunoglobulin gamma Fc region receptor II-c-like isoform X3, whose amino-acid sequence MEVTALCFRLLMLEVTLLNSFTQKSDAAFLRITPDRLQHFQYEPVSFECEESDGSTKLKVIRNNVESDRVCDTERTPSGSSCTIEGAYPSDSGEYWCEAEGGERSNSVNISVITADSVILESPALPVTEGNNVTLRCRKKNTSNLRADFYKDGLHINTSSTGNMTINNVSKSDEGLYKCHISGAGGSPESWMAVGDSVICSVTAHTVSVTPPSPHQEPHSDDAGAPHVLILLWMSVTILMLALVLVVVGFLQIRKHRVSSKKPDAALSSVCEEDAADDPNGVTYAIVVTKPREGTDAADAADNLSLKSNHSRKPRTGEDEDESSFQPVYSALTISETPQAPQQAEPGSSSKETPSPTAAKDSSSTEQELLYAPVRKATESRDT is encoded by the exons ATGGAGGTCACAGCTCTCTGCTTCAGACTGT TGATGCTTGAAGTCACTCTGCTGAACAGCTTTACTCAGAAAAGTG ATGCAGCTTTTCTTCGTATCACTCCAGACAGACTGCAGCACTTTCAATATGAGCCTGTGTCTTTTGAATGTGAGGAGTCTGATGGCTCGACCAAACTGAAAGTGATCAGGAATAATGTAGAATCTGATCGAGTTTGTGATACTGAGAGGACGCCATCAGGGTCCTCCTGTACCATTGAGGGAGCCTATCCATCAGACAGTGGAGAATACTGGTGTGAGgctgaaggaggagagaggagcaaCAGTGTCAACATCTCTGTCATCACTG CTGATTCAGTGATCCTGGAGAGTCCTGCTCTTCCTGTGACGGAGGGAAACAATGTGACTCTGCGCTGTAGAAAGAAGAACACTTCTAACCTTAGAGCTGATTTCTACAAAGATGGCCTCCACATAAACACCAGCTCTACAGGAAACATGACCATTAACAACGTCTCCAAGTCTGATGAAGGACTCTACAAGTGTCACATCTCTGGAGCTGGAGGATCACCAGAGAGCTGGATGGCTGTCGGAG ATAGTGTCATTTGTAGTGTTACAGCACATACCGTTTCTGTCACCCCTCCATCACCTCATCAAGAGCCCCACTCTGATGACGCTGGCGCCCCACATGTCCTCATCCTCCTGTGGATGTCCGTCACCATTTTAATGTTGGCtctggtgctggtggtggttgGATTCCTTCAGATCAGGAAACACAGAG TTTCCTCAAAGAAACCAGACGCCGCATTAAGCTCAG tCTGTGAAGAGGACGCTGCAGACGATCCAAACGGTGTAACGTATGCAATCGTTGTCACAAAACCGAGAGAGGGCACAG ACGCTGCAGACGCTGCTGATAATTTGAGCCTCAAGTCAAACCACAGCAGAAAACCACGCACAGGAGAAG ATGAAGATGAATCGTCATTTCAACCTGTTTACTCTGCTTTGACCATAAGTGAGACTCCACAAGCTCCCCAGCAAG CAGAACCCGGATCCAGCTCCAAGGAGACCCCAAGTCCCACAGCAGCCAAAGACTCGAGTTCAACAGAGCAGGAACTTCTCTATGCTCCTGTCCGGAAG gccacagagagcagagacacCTGA
- the LOC126403827 gene encoding low affinity immunoglobulin gamma Fc region receptor II-c-like isoform X2: MEVTALCFRLLMLEVTLLNSFTQKSDAAFLRITPDRLQHFQYEPVSFECEESDGSTKLKVIRNNVESDRVCDTERTPSGSSCTIEGAYPSDSGEYWCEAEGGERSNSVNISVITADSVILESPALPVTEGNNVTLRCRKKNTSNLRADFYKDGLHINTSSTGNMTINNVSKSDEGLYKCHISGAGGSPESWMAVGDSVICSVTAHTVSVTPPSPHQEPHSDDAGAPHVLILLWMSVTILMLALVLVVVGFLQIRKHRVSSKKPDAALSSVCEEDAADDPNGVTYAIVVTKPREGTDAADAADNLSLKSNHSRKPRTGEDEDESSFQPVYSALTISETPQAPQQEPGSSSKETPSPTAAKDSSSTEQELLYAPVRKMDDKIKVCWTQMP; encoded by the exons ATGGAGGTCACAGCTCTCTGCTTCAGACTGT TGATGCTTGAAGTCACTCTGCTGAACAGCTTTACTCAGAAAAGTG ATGCAGCTTTTCTTCGTATCACTCCAGACAGACTGCAGCACTTTCAATATGAGCCTGTGTCTTTTGAATGTGAGGAGTCTGATGGCTCGACCAAACTGAAAGTGATCAGGAATAATGTAGAATCTGATCGAGTTTGTGATACTGAGAGGACGCCATCAGGGTCCTCCTGTACCATTGAGGGAGCCTATCCATCAGACAGTGGAGAATACTGGTGTGAGgctgaaggaggagagaggagcaaCAGTGTCAACATCTCTGTCATCACTG CTGATTCAGTGATCCTGGAGAGTCCTGCTCTTCCTGTGACGGAGGGAAACAATGTGACTCTGCGCTGTAGAAAGAAGAACACTTCTAACCTTAGAGCTGATTTCTACAAAGATGGCCTCCACATAAACACCAGCTCTACAGGAAACATGACCATTAACAACGTCTCCAAGTCTGATGAAGGACTCTACAAGTGTCACATCTCTGGAGCTGGAGGATCACCAGAGAGCTGGATGGCTGTCGGAG ATAGTGTCATTTGTAGTGTTACAGCACATACCGTTTCTGTCACCCCTCCATCACCTCATCAAGAGCCCCACTCTGATGACGCTGGCGCCCCACATGTCCTCATCCTCCTGTGGATGTCCGTCACCATTTTAATGTTGGCtctggtgctggtggtggttgGATTCCTTCAGATCAGGAAACACAGAG TTTCCTCAAAGAAACCAGACGCCGCATTAAGCTCAG tCTGTGAAGAGGACGCTGCAGACGATCCAAACGGTGTAACGTATGCAATCGTTGTCACAAAACCGAGAGAGGGCACAG ACGCTGCAGACGCTGCTGATAATTTGAGCCTCAAGTCAAACCACAGCAGAAAACCACGCACAGGAGAAG ATGAAGATGAATCGTCATTTCAACCTGTTTACTCTGCTTTGACCATAAGTGAGACTCCACAAGCTCCCCAGCAAG AACCCGGATCCAGCTCCAAGGAGACCCCAAGTCCCACAGCAGCCAAAGACTCGAGTTCAACAGAGCAGGAACTTCTCTATGCTCCTGTCCGGAAG ATGGATGATAAGATAAAGGTTTGCTGGACACAGATGCCTTGA
- the LOC126403827 gene encoding low affinity immunoglobulin gamma Fc region receptor II-c-like isoform X1, which produces MEVTALCFRLLMLEVTLLNSFTQKSDAAFLRITPDRLQHFQYEPVSFECEESDGSTKLKVIRNNVESDRVCDTERTPSGSSCTIEGAYPSDSGEYWCEAEGGERSNSVNISVITADSVILESPALPVTEGNNVTLRCRKKNTSNLRADFYKDGLHINTSSTGNMTINNVSKSDEGLYKCHISGAGGSPESWMAVGDSVICSVTAHTVSVTPPSPHQEPHSDDAGAPHVLILLWMSVTILMLALVLVVVGFLQIRKHRVSSKKPDAALSSVCEEDAADDPNGVTYAIVVTKPREGTDAADAADNLSLKSNHSRKPRTGEDEDESSFQPVYSALTISETPQAPQQAEPGSSSKETPSPTAAKDSSSTEQELLYAPVRKMDDKIKVCWTQMP; this is translated from the exons ATGGAGGTCACAGCTCTCTGCTTCAGACTGT TGATGCTTGAAGTCACTCTGCTGAACAGCTTTACTCAGAAAAGTG ATGCAGCTTTTCTTCGTATCACTCCAGACAGACTGCAGCACTTTCAATATGAGCCTGTGTCTTTTGAATGTGAGGAGTCTGATGGCTCGACCAAACTGAAAGTGATCAGGAATAATGTAGAATCTGATCGAGTTTGTGATACTGAGAGGACGCCATCAGGGTCCTCCTGTACCATTGAGGGAGCCTATCCATCAGACAGTGGAGAATACTGGTGTGAGgctgaaggaggagagaggagcaaCAGTGTCAACATCTCTGTCATCACTG CTGATTCAGTGATCCTGGAGAGTCCTGCTCTTCCTGTGACGGAGGGAAACAATGTGACTCTGCGCTGTAGAAAGAAGAACACTTCTAACCTTAGAGCTGATTTCTACAAAGATGGCCTCCACATAAACACCAGCTCTACAGGAAACATGACCATTAACAACGTCTCCAAGTCTGATGAAGGACTCTACAAGTGTCACATCTCTGGAGCTGGAGGATCACCAGAGAGCTGGATGGCTGTCGGAG ATAGTGTCATTTGTAGTGTTACAGCACATACCGTTTCTGTCACCCCTCCATCACCTCATCAAGAGCCCCACTCTGATGACGCTGGCGCCCCACATGTCCTCATCCTCCTGTGGATGTCCGTCACCATTTTAATGTTGGCtctggtgctggtggtggttgGATTCCTTCAGATCAGGAAACACAGAG TTTCCTCAAAGAAACCAGACGCCGCATTAAGCTCAG tCTGTGAAGAGGACGCTGCAGACGATCCAAACGGTGTAACGTATGCAATCGTTGTCACAAAACCGAGAGAGGGCACAG ACGCTGCAGACGCTGCTGATAATTTGAGCCTCAAGTCAAACCACAGCAGAAAACCACGCACAGGAGAAG ATGAAGATGAATCGTCATTTCAACCTGTTTACTCTGCTTTGACCATAAGTGAGACTCCACAAGCTCCCCAGCAAG CAGAACCCGGATCCAGCTCCAAGGAGACCCCAAGTCCCACAGCAGCCAAAGACTCGAGTTCAACAGAGCAGGAACTTCTCTATGCTCCTGTCCGGAAG ATGGATGATAAGATAAAGGTTTGCTGGACACAGATGCCTTGA
- the LOC126403827 gene encoding low affinity immunoglobulin gamma Fc region receptor II-like isoform X6 — MEVTALCFRLLMLEVTLLNSFTQKSDAAFLRITPDRLQHFQYEPVSFECEESDGSTKLKVIRNNVESDRVCDTERTPSGSSCTIEGAYPSDSGEYWCEAEGGERSNSVNISVITADSVILESPALPVTEGNNVTLRCRKKNTSNLRADFYKDGLHINTSSTGNMTINNVSKSDEGLYKCHISGAGGSPESWMAVGVSSKKPDAALSSVCEEDAADDPNGVTYAIVVTKPREGTDAADAADNLSLKSNHSRKPRTGEDEDESSFQPVYSALTISETPQAPQQAEPGSSSKETPSPTAAKDSSSTEQELLYAPVRKMDDKIKVCWTQMP, encoded by the exons ATGGAGGTCACAGCTCTCTGCTTCAGACTGT TGATGCTTGAAGTCACTCTGCTGAACAGCTTTACTCAGAAAAGTG ATGCAGCTTTTCTTCGTATCACTCCAGACAGACTGCAGCACTTTCAATATGAGCCTGTGTCTTTTGAATGTGAGGAGTCTGATGGCTCGACCAAACTGAAAGTGATCAGGAATAATGTAGAATCTGATCGAGTTTGTGATACTGAGAGGACGCCATCAGGGTCCTCCTGTACCATTGAGGGAGCCTATCCATCAGACAGTGGAGAATACTGGTGTGAGgctgaaggaggagagaggagcaaCAGTGTCAACATCTCTGTCATCACTG CTGATTCAGTGATCCTGGAGAGTCCTGCTCTTCCTGTGACGGAGGGAAACAATGTGACTCTGCGCTGTAGAAAGAAGAACACTTCTAACCTTAGAGCTGATTTCTACAAAGATGGCCTCCACATAAACACCAGCTCTACAGGAAACATGACCATTAACAACGTCTCCAAGTCTGATGAAGGACTCTACAAGTGTCACATCTCTGGAGCTGGAGGATCACCAGAGAGCTGGATGGCTGTCGGAG TTTCCTCAAAGAAACCAGACGCCGCATTAAGCTCAG tCTGTGAAGAGGACGCTGCAGACGATCCAAACGGTGTAACGTATGCAATCGTTGTCACAAAACCGAGAGAGGGCACAG ACGCTGCAGACGCTGCTGATAATTTGAGCCTCAAGTCAAACCACAGCAGAAAACCACGCACAGGAGAAG ATGAAGATGAATCGTCATTTCAACCTGTTTACTCTGCTTTGACCATAAGTGAGACTCCACAAGCTCCCCAGCAAG CAGAACCCGGATCCAGCTCCAAGGAGACCCCAAGTCCCACAGCAGCCAAAGACTCGAGTTCAACAGAGCAGGAACTTCTCTATGCTCCTGTCCGGAAG ATGGATGATAAGATAAAGGTTTGCTGGACACAGATGCCTTGA
- the LOC126403827 gene encoding low affinity immunoglobulin gamma Fc region receptor II-c-like isoform X4, whose protein sequence is MEVTALCFRLLMLEVTLLNSFTQKSDAAFLRITPDRLQHFQYEPVSFECEESDGSTKLKVIRNNVESDRVCDTERTPSGSSCTIEGAYPSDSGEYWCEAEGGERSNSVNISVITADSVILESPALPVTEGNNVTLRCRKKNTSNLRADFYKDGLHINTSSTGNMTINNVSKSDEGLYKCHISGAGGSPESWMAVGDSVICSVTAHTVSVTPPSPHQEPHSDDAGAPHVLILLWMSVTILMLALVLVVVGFLQIRKHRVSSKKPDAALSSVCEEDAADDPNGVTYAIVVTKPREGTDAADAADNLSLKSNHSRKPRTGEDEDESSFQPVYSALTISETPQAPQQEPGSSSKETPSPTAAKDSSSTEQELLYAPVRKATESRDT, encoded by the exons ATGGAGGTCACAGCTCTCTGCTTCAGACTGT TGATGCTTGAAGTCACTCTGCTGAACAGCTTTACTCAGAAAAGTG ATGCAGCTTTTCTTCGTATCACTCCAGACAGACTGCAGCACTTTCAATATGAGCCTGTGTCTTTTGAATGTGAGGAGTCTGATGGCTCGACCAAACTGAAAGTGATCAGGAATAATGTAGAATCTGATCGAGTTTGTGATACTGAGAGGACGCCATCAGGGTCCTCCTGTACCATTGAGGGAGCCTATCCATCAGACAGTGGAGAATACTGGTGTGAGgctgaaggaggagagaggagcaaCAGTGTCAACATCTCTGTCATCACTG CTGATTCAGTGATCCTGGAGAGTCCTGCTCTTCCTGTGACGGAGGGAAACAATGTGACTCTGCGCTGTAGAAAGAAGAACACTTCTAACCTTAGAGCTGATTTCTACAAAGATGGCCTCCACATAAACACCAGCTCTACAGGAAACATGACCATTAACAACGTCTCCAAGTCTGATGAAGGACTCTACAAGTGTCACATCTCTGGAGCTGGAGGATCACCAGAGAGCTGGATGGCTGTCGGAG ATAGTGTCATTTGTAGTGTTACAGCACATACCGTTTCTGTCACCCCTCCATCACCTCATCAAGAGCCCCACTCTGATGACGCTGGCGCCCCACATGTCCTCATCCTCCTGTGGATGTCCGTCACCATTTTAATGTTGGCtctggtgctggtggtggttgGATTCCTTCAGATCAGGAAACACAGAG TTTCCTCAAAGAAACCAGACGCCGCATTAAGCTCAG tCTGTGAAGAGGACGCTGCAGACGATCCAAACGGTGTAACGTATGCAATCGTTGTCACAAAACCGAGAGAGGGCACAG ACGCTGCAGACGCTGCTGATAATTTGAGCCTCAAGTCAAACCACAGCAGAAAACCACGCACAGGAGAAG ATGAAGATGAATCGTCATTTCAACCTGTTTACTCTGCTTTGACCATAAGTGAGACTCCACAAGCTCCCCAGCAAG AACCCGGATCCAGCTCCAAGGAGACCCCAAGTCCCACAGCAGCCAAAGACTCGAGTTCAACAGAGCAGGAACTTCTCTATGCTCCTGTCCGGAAG gccacagagagcagagacacCTGA
- the LOC126403827 gene encoding low affinity immunoglobulin gamma Fc region receptor II-c-like isoform X5: MEVTALCFRLLMLEVTLLNSFTQKSDAAFLRITPDRLQHFQYEPVSFECEESDGSTKLKVIRNNVESDRVCDTERTPSGSSCTIEGAYPSDSGEYWCEAEGGERSNSVNISVITADSVILESPALPVTEGNNVTLRCRKKNTSNLRADFYKDGLHINTSSTGNMTINNVSKSDEGLYKCHISGAGGSPESWMAVGEPHSDDAGAPHVLILLWMSVTILMLALVLVVVGFLQIRKHRVSSKKPDAALSSVCEEDAADDPNGVTYAIVVTKPREGTDAADAADNLSLKSNHSRKPRTGEDEDESSFQPVYSALTISETPQAPQQAEPGSSSKETPSPTAAKDSSSTEQELLYAPVRKMDDKIKVCWTQMP; encoded by the exons ATGGAGGTCACAGCTCTCTGCTTCAGACTGT TGATGCTTGAAGTCACTCTGCTGAACAGCTTTACTCAGAAAAGTG ATGCAGCTTTTCTTCGTATCACTCCAGACAGACTGCAGCACTTTCAATATGAGCCTGTGTCTTTTGAATGTGAGGAGTCTGATGGCTCGACCAAACTGAAAGTGATCAGGAATAATGTAGAATCTGATCGAGTTTGTGATACTGAGAGGACGCCATCAGGGTCCTCCTGTACCATTGAGGGAGCCTATCCATCAGACAGTGGAGAATACTGGTGTGAGgctgaaggaggagagaggagcaaCAGTGTCAACATCTCTGTCATCACTG CTGATTCAGTGATCCTGGAGAGTCCTGCTCTTCCTGTGACGGAGGGAAACAATGTGACTCTGCGCTGTAGAAAGAAGAACACTTCTAACCTTAGAGCTGATTTCTACAAAGATGGCCTCCACATAAACACCAGCTCTACAGGAAACATGACCATTAACAACGTCTCCAAGTCTGATGAAGGACTCTACAAGTGTCACATCTCTGGAGCTGGAGGATCACCAGAGAGCTGGATGGCTGTCGGAG AGCCCCACTCTGATGACGCTGGCGCCCCACATGTCCTCATCCTCCTGTGGATGTCCGTCACCATTTTAATGTTGGCtctggtgctggtggtggttgGATTCCTTCAGATCAGGAAACACAGAG TTTCCTCAAAGAAACCAGACGCCGCATTAAGCTCAG tCTGTGAAGAGGACGCTGCAGACGATCCAAACGGTGTAACGTATGCAATCGTTGTCACAAAACCGAGAGAGGGCACAG ACGCTGCAGACGCTGCTGATAATTTGAGCCTCAAGTCAAACCACAGCAGAAAACCACGCACAGGAGAAG ATGAAGATGAATCGTCATTTCAACCTGTTTACTCTGCTTTGACCATAAGTGAGACTCCACAAGCTCCCCAGCAAG CAGAACCCGGATCCAGCTCCAAGGAGACCCCAAGTCCCACAGCAGCCAAAGACTCGAGTTCAACAGAGCAGGAACTTCTCTATGCTCCTGTCCGGAAG ATGGATGATAAGATAAAGGTTTGCTGGACACAGATGCCTTGA